One Marinibacterium anthonyi genomic region harbors:
- the mfpsA gene encoding Mannosylfructose-phosphate synthase has product MPTVAHLIDDQSPGGVRRYLDFIGANPGMAALARHQVIPVRRLAAARSGIVADVIVSHLTLTWGSLPGLAALRSRYRGIPLVHVEHSYSERFVAANVAHRGRFRALLRCGYGLFDRVVAVSQSQADWLGRTGLVTADRLSVVPPCVSLSSIAGLPAPRTPVRRIGAIGRLDRQKGFDLLIPAFRALPYPDVRLEIFGDGPERAALEDLSGDDERITFHGHTTPEAALAACDAVVMPSRWEPYGLVAVEALASRRPVLVSGADGLRGHVDFGAVQVPEFTEPRWTRALADLVTGSAQAPFVDARQVESRTVCAWNSLFEQVVEAA; this is encoded by the coding sequence ATGCCCACGGTTGCCCATCTCATCGACGATCAAAGCCCCGGAGGGGTGCGCCGCTATCTGGATTTCATCGGCGCCAATCCCGGGATGGCCGCGCTGGCCCGCCATCAGGTCATTCCTGTCCGCCGCCTTGCGGCGGCGCGGTCCGGGATCGTGGCGGACGTGATCGTGTCGCACCTGACGCTGACCTGGGGCAGCCTGCCGGGCCTGGCCGCCCTGCGCAGCCGCTATCGGGGCATACCGCTGGTGCATGTGGAACACAGCTACAGCGAACGCTTTGTTGCCGCCAATGTCGCGCATCGGGGCCGGTTCCGGGCCCTGCTACGCTGTGGATACGGGTTGTTCGACCGGGTCGTCGCGGTCAGCCAGTCGCAGGCCGACTGGCTGGGGCGCACCGGGCTTGTGACGGCTGACCGCCTGTCGGTGGTGCCGCCCTGCGTATCGCTGTCCTCGATCGCCGGTCTGCCGGCGCCGCGCACGCCGGTGCGCCGGATCGGCGCCATCGGCCGGCTGGATCGCCAAAAGGGGTTCGACCTGCTGATCCCCGCCTTCCGCGCCTTGCCCTATCCCGACGTGCGGCTGGAAATCTTCGGCGACGGGCCTGAACGCGCCGCGCTGGAGGATCTGTCGGGGGATGACGAACGCATCACCTTTCACGGCCACACCACGCCCGAAGCGGCCCTGGCCGCCTGCGACGCGGTGGTCATGCCGTCGCGCTGGGAACCTTACGGGCTGGTCGCGGTCGAGGCGCTGGCCAGCCGGCGTCCGGTGCTGGTTTCGGGCGCCGACGGGCTGCGGGGGCATGTGGATTTCGGCGCGGTGCAGGTGCCGGAATTCACCGAACCGCGTTGGACACGGGCGCTGGCCGACCTGGTCACCGGCTCTGCCCAGGCGCCGTTTGTCGACGCCCGCCAGGTCGAATCGCGCACTGTCTGCGCCTGGAACTCGCTGTTCGAACAGGTGGTCGAGGCCGCCTGA